A window of Vulpes lagopus strain Blue_001 chromosome 21, ASM1834538v1, whole genome shotgun sequence contains these coding sequences:
- the LOC121480141 gene encoding cationic amino acid transporter 3-like has product MLGQALHIFGNKLVRRRPLKKDETDIAPDRSLSTMDLVVLGVGNTVGVGVYILAGEVANSQAGPSTMICFLVAGLTSVLAGLCYAEISARVPQSGSAYLYTYVTIGELGAFISGWNLILFFVAGTTIVACAWSLAFNNLPGNQISQALHESISPHVPRVFAEYLDLFVVGLVLLLIGLLTLRITEFSLATKAFTLVKVLVLSFFILSGFIKGDLHNWKLTEEDYIKAGLNDTSSLGPLGSGGFVPFGFQGILRGAATCFYAFIGFDNIVTRVEEAQNPKCSIPRGTVISLLICISVYFGVSAALTLMVPYYQLRPGSTLPEVFLHIGWAPAYYAVAFGFLCSLSVSLLGFMVPIRHQVYMMAKDGLLFPVLARIHTGTYTRMVATVIFGIIAAIMAVFFGLTHLADLRSIVTLLNYSLVAFSVLILRYQPERKIGGNEAQVQQENGPEAEKLTLHGIFFPDNSTPTPLSGLIVSVCSSLLALLLTLLCLVLAQWPRLLSSDPVWITVVVLLLVLITGITAVIWRQPQSSTPLYFKVPGLPLLPLLSIFLNFYLMMQMPAGTWAQFGVWMLIGFAIYFGYGMQHSLA; this is encoded by the coding sequence ATGCTGGGTCAGGCACTTCACATATTTGGTAACAAGCTGGTGCGCAGACGTCCATTGAAGAAAGATGAGACTGACATTGCCCCAGACAGAAGCCTGAGCACTATGGATTTAGTGGTCCTGGGTGTGGGCAACACAGTGGGTGTAGGTGTGTATATCTTAGCTGGGGAAGTGGCCAACAGTCAAGCAGGACCTTCCACCATGATCTGCTTTTTGGTGGCAGGCCTAACTTCTGTGTTGGCTGGGCTGTGCTATGCAGAGATTAGTGCTCGAGTTCCCCAATCTGGATCTGCATATCTCTACACCTATGTCACTATAGGTGAACTTGGGGCTTTCATCTCTGGCTGGAACCTTATCTTGTTCTTTGTTGCTGGTACTACCATTGTGGCCTGTGCCTGGTCATTAGCTTTTAACAACTTGCCTGGGAACCAGATCTCTCAGGCCCTGCATGAGAGCATCTCACCTCATGTTCCTCGGGTCTTTGCAGAATATCTAGACTTATTTGTTGTGGGCCTTGTGTTGTTGCTCATCGGATTGCTGACTCTGAGGATTACTGAGTTTTCCCTGGCCACCAAAGCATTCACATTAGTGAAAGTTTTGGTTCTTAGTTTTTTCATCCTTTCTGGTTTCATTAAGGGGGACCTGCACAACTGGAAGCTCACAGAAGAGGACTACATAAAGGCTGGACTCAATGACACCTCTAGCTTGGGCCCTCTGGGCTCTGGAGGATTCGTGCCTTTTGGCTTCCAGGGGATTCTCCGTGGAGCAGCTACCTGCTTCTATGCTTTTATAGGTTTTGACAATATTGTTACCAGAGTTGAAGAAGCTCAGAATCCTAAGTGTTCTATCCCCAGGGGCACTGTGATTTCATTGCTCATCTGCATTTCAGTGTATTTTGGTGTCTCTGCAGCACTTACACTTATGGTGCCTTATTACCAGCTCCGACCCGGGAGCACCTTGCCTGAGGTATTTCTCCATATTGGCTGGGCCCCTGCCTACTATGCTGTAGCTTTTGGATTCCTCTGTAGTCTTTCTGTCAGCCTCTTGGGATTTATGGTCCCCATACGTCATCAAGTATACATGATGGCAAAGGACGGCCTCTTGTTCCCTGTCCTTGCCAGGATCCATACAGGAACATACACCCGCATGGTGGCTACTGTGATCTTTGGCATTATTGCAGCAATCATGGCAGTCTTCTTTGGACTTACTCATCTTGCGGACCTCCGGTCAATTGTAACTCTGTTGAATTACTCCCTGGTGGCTTTTAGTGTTCTCATCCTCAGGTATCAGCCTGAGAGGAAGATTGGGGGAAATGAAGCACAGGTGCAACAGGAGAATGGACCTGAAGCAGAGAAGCTGACTCTACACGGAATATTTTTTCCAGACAactccacccccactccactcTCTGGCCTGATTGTCTCTGTTTGCTCCTCACTGCTTGCTCTGCTGCTGACTCTTCTCTGCCTGGTGCTGGCCCAGTGGCCTCGTCTGCTATCTAGTGACCCAGTGTGGATCACAGTGGTTGTGCTGCTCCTGGTGCTCATCACTGGGATCACTGCGGTCATCTGGAGGCAGCCACAGAGCTCCACTCCCCTTTACTTTAAGGTACCtggcctgcctctcctcccacttctgAGCATCTTTCTGAATTTTTACCTTATGATGCAGATGCCAGCTGGCACCTGGGCCCAATTTGGTGTCTGGATGCTGATTGGGTTTGCTATTTACTTTGGCTATGGGATGCAGCACAGCCTTGCTTAA